The Phycisphaeraceae bacterium genome has a window encoding:
- the solA gene encoding N-methyl-L-tryptophan oxidase, protein MAGRAEYDIIVLGVGAMGTACCLELARRGERVLGVERFTIGHALGSSHGESRIFRVAYYEHPDYVPLLQRARKQWLTLQEQAGETLFHPSGGLWIGPPDHHLIAGTLDTAGRHGLPHEVLDAGSLVSRYPFIRPMPDDVGFFEQDAGTLLPERAVTAMARLAREAGAAILDNTRALHWREQDDEVIVITDRGEFRAGHLILSAGAWSSDVIEPRGSVDELRDAERRGSSAPGGLALRVSRQPAVWFAMRDPIRFRPRVTPCWGVARAVDSFYYGFPCVNDHGTGKVSLHFAGETCDPETLPRRVRPDEIAALKRFLDLTFPGVYGEAVASSVCLYTNSPDGHFIIDRHPIHRRVTIACGFSGHGFKFAPVVGEALADLATRGRTDLPIGFLAAARFRA, encoded by the coding sequence ATGGCCGGTCGAGCGGAATACGACATCATCGTTCTGGGCGTCGGCGCGATGGGCACCGCATGCTGCCTGGAGTTGGCGCGCCGGGGCGAGCGCGTGCTGGGCGTCGAGCGGTTCACCATCGGGCACGCGCTCGGGTCATCGCACGGCGAATCACGCATTTTTCGCGTCGCGTACTACGAGCACCCGGACTACGTGCCCCTGCTTCAGCGCGCGCGAAAGCAGTGGCTCACGCTGCAGGAGCAGGCGGGCGAGACGCTGTTTCACCCCAGCGGCGGATTGTGGATCGGCCCGCCGGACCACCACCTGATCGCGGGCACGCTGGACACGGCCGGTCGTCACGGCCTGCCGCACGAGGTGCTCGACGCCGGTTCGCTTGTCTCACGCTATCCGTTCATCCGTCCCATGCCGGATGACGTGGGCTTCTTTGAGCAGGATGCGGGCACGCTCTTGCCTGAGCGGGCTGTGACCGCGATGGCGCGGCTGGCCCGTGAAGCGGGGGCGGCGATTCTTGACAACACGCGGGCGCTCCACTGGCGTGAGCAGGACGATGAGGTGATCGTCATCACGGATCGGGGCGAGTTCCGCGCCGGTCATCTCATCCTGAGCGCGGGCGCGTGGTCGTCGGATGTGATCGAGCCCCGGGGGTCCGTCGATGAACTGCGCGACGCGGAGCGTCGCGGCTCCAGCGCTCCCGGCGGTCTGGCCCTGCGCGTGTCGCGGCAGCCCGCCGTGTGGTTCGCCATGCGCGACCCGATTCGATTCCGCCCGCGGGTGACGCCCTGCTGGGGTGTGGCGCGGGCCGTTGATTCGTTCTACTACGGTTTCCCCTGCGTCAACGATCACGGTACGGGCAAGGTGTCGCTGCACTTCGCCGGGGAGACCTGCGACCCGGAGACGCTCCCCCGCCGCGTGCGGCCCGACGAGATCGCCGCGCTCAAGCGATTCCTCGATCTCACGTTTCCGGGCGTGTACGGCGAAGCCGTCGCCTCGAGCGTCTGCCTGTACACCAACAGCCCGGACGGTCACTTCATCATCGACCGGCATCCGATCCACCGGCGCGTCACCATCGCCTGCGGCTTCAGCGGGCACGGCTTCAAGTTCGCCCCGGTGGTGGGGGAGGCGCTGGCCGACCTGGCGACGCGCGGCAGGACCGACCTGCCCATCGGCTTCCTCGCCGCGGCGCGATTCCGCGCGTGA
- a CDS encoding HAD family phosphatase: MVNVVGNTGPIRVACFDLGGVLIRICRTWAEGCARVGLPVRDPQRREETVQERQQVVYDYQTGRIDGPTFAQRLSEILRGAYTPEEVMNVHRAWVIEEYQGVAEALDRLKQAGLRTACLSNTNDAHWRGLWDYPVMNRLDVPLASHLLGLHKPDHAIYRAAEARFGAKGSSVLFFDDLEPNVAAAREVGWDAVHVNHAGRTDEQILAAARTRGIAV, translated from the coding sequence ATGGTGAACGTCGTCGGCAACACAGGGCCCATCCGCGTGGCGTGCTTCGACCTGGGGGGCGTGCTCATCCGCATCTGCCGCACCTGGGCCGAGGGCTGCGCCCGCGTGGGGCTGCCCGTGCGCGACCCGCAGCGGCGCGAGGAGACGGTTCAGGAACGTCAGCAGGTGGTCTACGACTACCAGACCGGACGCATTGACGGCCCCACGTTCGCCCAGCGGCTGAGCGAGATTCTGCGCGGGGCCTACACGCCCGAAGAAGTGATGAATGTCCACCGCGCGTGGGTGATCGAGGAGTATCAAGGCGTCGCCGAGGCGCTGGATCGCCTCAAGCAGGCGGGCCTGCGCACGGCCTGCCTGTCCAACACCAACGATGCTCACTGGCGGGGACTGTGGGACTACCCGGTGATGAATCGGCTGGATGTGCCGCTCGCCTCGCACCTGCTGGGGCTGCACAAGCCGGACCACGCCATCTACCGCGCCGCGGAGGCGCGATTCGGCGCCAAGGGATCGTCGGTGCTGTTCTTCGACGACCTCGAACCCAACGTGGCGGCGGCCCGCGAGGTGGGGTGGGACGCGGTTCACGTGAATCACGCGGGGCGCACGGATGAGCAGATCCTCGCCGCCGCGCGGACGCGGGGCATTGCCGTGTGA
- the tmk gene encoding dTMP kinase, with protein sequence MPATGSPPISDGAWVRRLGGRFIVFDGPDGSGKSTQIERFTGYCRSHGVDPVEVREPGGTSIGEQIRRVLLDPANAEMSLRCEMMLYMASRAQLIEERIRPALRQGRFVLADRFVSSTLAYQGAAGGLPLEDIHAVARVAIGDDWPDLVVVFDVDEETAARRLNPLLDRMEQKGTAFHRLVRRGYLDQAARDPDRHLVIDASRDADAVFTSLCEGIRDRLAPANA encoded by the coding sequence ATGCCTGCAACCGGTTCTCCACCGATCTCAGACGGCGCCTGGGTCCGACGACTCGGCGGACGATTCATCGTCTTCGACGGACCGGACGGCTCGGGCAAGAGCACCCAGATCGAGCGGTTCACGGGTTACTGCCGCTCCCACGGCGTCGATCCCGTCGAAGTGCGCGAACCGGGCGGCACCTCGATCGGCGAGCAGATCCGACGCGTGCTGCTCGACCCGGCGAACGCCGAGATGTCGCTGCGCTGCGAGATGATGCTGTACATGGCGTCGCGGGCGCAGTTGATCGAGGAGCGCATCCGCCCGGCGCTGCGCCAGGGGCGCTTCGTGCTCGCGGATCGGTTCGTTTCTTCCACGCTCGCCTACCAGGGGGCCGCCGGAGGGCTGCCGCTCGAGGACATTCACGCCGTCGCCCGCGTGGCCATCGGCGACGACTGGCCCGACCTGGTCGTGGTGTTCGACGTGGATGAAGAGACCGCGGCCCGTCGTCTCAACCCCCTGCTCGACCGAATGGAGCAGAAAGGGACCGCGTTCCACCGGCTCGTGCGCCGGGGGTACCTCGACCAGGCGGCCCGTGACCCGGATCGACACCTCGTCATCGACGCCTCGCGCGATGCCGACGCGGTGTTCACCTCGCTGTGCGAAGGTATCCGTGATCGCCTCGCCCCCGCGAACGCCTGA
- a CDS encoding HDIG domain-containing protein, with amino-acid sequence MPNDATKSKPATIRSERRRQELRRIIPRTGIDLRGLLMRRDLVNTVLVYAAFFFVAATIVAVSHDQLRLQVGAVMTEARLKRVDFTIINAAATEEKRREERARAPHVFRLNEQLVTDVQQELLNLPRVVEKITDFSQVAPEIRAAFDLTERRLATLQSFINEEGEPNDAWRTWITVDLLEKVILRSPSISSQDAQIEKLRLTTEFRAGERSFQSRTFIEVRPEAVEELRLRWREALRDLRLPDDAAAVIAARLAHRGEPFFVFDRAATDKRAEEEAARVTEVKVTHRAGDPIFKPGDILTPEQFTTAQREAEEYRAQASTVSIVVRRLGSCGVVALLSAIMAAYLVRFYPRITRNPLRVIALALLSAGSLGVAAGVASEAPAFSLPASVAVTLFASMLLVIAYDQRLAATIAGLQTALLVFALELSIAHFVLLVAVGGAAIACLGEVRHRNILVRAAMLAALIGGLGSLLLGLFEVPLYDAAQRLIPGAWSQIWMEAGLSAAAALMVGFFVLGILPSIERLFDIPTGMTLVELRDPRNPLLKQLQERAPGTYTHSLAVASIAESAADAIGANGLLTYVGALYHDIGKMNKPDYFVENQSGGPSKHDKLSPAMSLLVIVGHVKDGVELAREAGLPRVLIHFIESHHGTTLVEYFYHAARSRAEGEGERDRVSELEFRYPGPRPRTKEAAILMIADACESATRAMSDPAPAAIENLVRKLARKRLNDGQFDECELTLRELAVIEESVIRSIWSLHHGRIAYPTQPAQPFDTMTSEGPRTGEVKPEAAEAEPARQTA; translated from the coding sequence ATGCCCAACGACGCGACCAAGTCCAAGCCCGCGACGATTCGCTCGGAACGGCGCCGCCAGGAACTGCGCCGGATCATTCCGCGCACGGGCATCGACCTGCGCGGGCTGCTGATGCGGCGTGATCTGGTCAACACCGTGCTGGTGTACGCGGCGTTCTTCTTTGTCGCCGCCACCATCGTCGCCGTGTCGCACGATCAGCTTCGACTGCAGGTCGGCGCGGTGATGACCGAGGCGCGGCTGAAGCGGGTGGATTTCACCATCATCAACGCCGCCGCCACCGAGGAAAAGCGCCGCGAGGAGCGGGCCAGGGCGCCGCACGTCTTCCGGCTCAACGAGCAGTTGGTGACGGACGTGCAGCAGGAGCTGCTCAACCTGCCGCGCGTGGTCGAGAAGATCACCGACTTCTCCCAGGTCGCTCCGGAGATCCGCGCCGCCTTCGACCTGACCGAGCGCCGTCTGGCGACGCTTCAGTCGTTCATCAACGAGGAAGGCGAGCCCAACGACGCCTGGCGCACGTGGATCACGGTCGATCTGCTGGAGAAGGTCATTCTGCGCTCGCCTTCGATCTCGAGTCAGGACGCCCAGATCGAGAAGCTGCGCCTGACCACCGAGTTCCGGGCCGGCGAGCGGTCCTTCCAGTCGCGCACCTTCATCGAGGTCCGCCCCGAGGCGGTGGAGGAGTTGCGTCTGCGCTGGCGCGAGGCCCTGCGCGACCTGCGCCTGCCGGACGACGCCGCGGCGGTGATCGCCGCCCGTCTGGCCCACCGGGGTGAGCCGTTCTTCGTGTTCGACCGGGCGGCGACGGACAAGCGGGCCGAGGAAGAGGCCGCCCGCGTGACCGAGGTGAAGGTGACGCACCGCGCCGGCGACCCCATCTTCAAGCCGGGCGACATTCTGACGCCCGAACAGTTCACCACCGCTCAGCGCGAGGCGGAGGAGTACCGCGCCCAGGCCAGCACGGTCTCCATCGTGGTGCGGCGACTGGGTTCGTGCGGCGTGGTGGCGCTGCTCAGCGCCATCATGGCGGCGTACCTGGTGCGCTTCTACCCCCGCATCACGCGCAATCCGCTGCGCGTCATCGCCCTGGCGCTGCTGAGCGCGGGTTCGCTGGGCGTCGCGGCGGGGGTGGCCTCGGAGGCGCCCGCCTTCTCACTGCCGGCCAGCGTGGCGGTGACGCTCTTCGCGTCGATGCTGCTGGTCATCGCCTACGACCAGCGGCTGGCGGCCACCATCGCCGGGCTCCAGACCGCGCTGCTGGTGTTTGCTCTCGAGCTCTCCATCGCCCACTTCGTCCTGCTGGTCGCGGTGGGCGGAGCGGCGATCGCCTGCCTGGGCGAGGTGCGTCACCGCAATATCCTGGTGCGGGCGGCCATGCTGGCGGCCCTGATCGGCGGGCTGGGATCGCTGCTGCTGGGGCTCTTCGAGGTTCCGCTCTACGACGCGGCGCAGCGGCTGATCCCCGGCGCCTGGTCGCAGATCTGGATGGAGGCGGGTCTTTCCGCCGCCGCCGCCCTCATGGTCGGCTTCTTCGTGCTGGGCATCCTGCCGAGCATCGAGCGACTGTTTGACATTCCCACCGGCATGACGCTGGTGGAGCTGCGCGACCCGCGCAACCCGCTGCTCAAGCAGCTGCAGGAGCGCGCCCCGGGCACCTACACCCACTCCCTGGCGGTGGCGTCGATCGCCGAATCCGCCGCCGACGCCATCGGCGCCAACGGACTGCTCACCTACGTGGGCGCGCTGTATCACGACATCGGCAAGATGAACAAGCCCGACTACTTCGTCGAGAACCAGTCGGGCGGCCCCAGCAAGCACGACAAACTCAGCCCGGCCATGTCGCTGCTGGTGATCGTGGGCCACGTGAAGGACGGCGTGGAGCTGGCACGCGAGGCCGGCCTGCCGCGCGTGCTGATCCATTTCATCGAGTCGCACCACGGCACCACGCTGGTGGAGTACTTCTACCACGCGGCCCGGTCGAGGGCCGAGGGCGAAGGCGAACGGGATCGGGTCAGCGAGCTGGAGTTCCGCTACCCCGGTCCGCGCCCGCGCACCAAGGAGGCCGCGATTCTCATGATCGCCGACGCCTGTGAGTCGGCCACTCGCGCCATGAGCGACCCCGCGCCCGCCGCCATCGAGAACCTGGTGCGCAAACTGGCCCGCAAGCGGCTCAACGACGGTCAGTTCGACGAGTGCGAACTCACTCTGCGCGAGCTGGCGGTCATCGAGGAGTCGGTGATCCGGTCCATCTGGTCGCTGCACCACGGACGCATCGCCTACCCGACGCAACCGGCGCAGCCCTTCGACACCATGACCTCCGAGGGCCCGCGCACCGGCGAAGTGAAGCCGGAAGCCGCCGAGGCGGAGCCGGCGCGTCAGACGGCCTGA
- a CDS encoding DUF1801 domain-containing protein yields the protein MQSKAATVEQYLAELPPDRRQAIEAVRQVILKNLDKDYAEGMSYGMIGYCVPHSVYPAGYHCNPKQPLPFAALASQKNYMSLYLMPVYGEGTDDESWFRREWAKTGKKLDMGKCCIRFKRVEDLALDVIGEAIRRVPTRRWIEFYERTLLRTSKQAAARLAARKAASKPAARPAKKKAAKRNTKKKTTTKRR from the coding sequence ATGCAGTCCAAAGCCGCCACCGTCGAGCAGTATCTGGCCGAACTCCCTCCCGATCGCCGTCAGGCCATCGAGGCGGTGCGGCAGGTCATCCTGAAGAACCTGGACAAGGATTACGCGGAGGGCATGAGCTACGGCATGATCGGCTACTGCGTGCCGCACAGCGTCTATCCGGCAGGGTATCACTGCAACCCGAAGCAGCCGCTCCCATTCGCCGCCCTTGCCTCGCAGAAGAACTACATGTCGCTGTACCTGATGCCGGTGTACGGCGAGGGCACCGACGATGAGTCGTGGTTTCGCAGGGAGTGGGCGAAGACCGGCAAGAAACTGGACATGGGCAAGTGCTGCATCCGCTTCAAACGGGTGGAGGACCTGGCGCTGGACGTGATCGGCGAGGCGATCCGGCGCGTCCCCACCAGGCGGTGGATCGAGTTCTACGAGCGCACCCTGCTGCGCACGAGCAAACAGGCCGCGGCGCGGTTGGCGGCCCGCAAGGCGGCATCGAAGCCCGCCGCCAGGCCCGCGAAGAAGAAGGCCGCGAAGCGCAACACCAAGAAGAAGACGACCACCAAGCGCCGGTAG
- a CDS encoding DUF4097 family beta strand repeat protein — MRRNMLRVLFLLPMLLVPGGCGLTGFKATTTQVNNVPHVPGAALDVATRNGAITITGDPAASDVQVTATISAGGLTQDEADQRLLATVLDVRRNAEGVLTVRVHWPEPKHSNDSAAFDIRLPDADGVTAVTSNGAVEVAKLGGHLRINTSNGRVRVTDHDGPAEVDTSNGSVTVTRLNGPLTVDTSNGSVTAEHVAGPMNMDTSNGSVQVVVDESFTGRVVFDTSNGRVRVTDGPGRVVKSNLKRSGGVIVVGDESTESVIDTSNGGITFEIQRGS; from the coding sequence ATGCGTCGAAACATGCTGCGTGTGTTGTTCCTGCTTCCCATGCTGCTGGTTCCCGGGGGCTGCGGGTTGACCGGCTTCAAGGCCACCACCACACAGGTGAACAACGTGCCGCATGTGCCCGGGGCGGCGCTGGATGTCGCCACGCGCAACGGGGCCATCACCATCACCGGCGATCCCGCCGCGTCGGACGTGCAGGTCACGGCGACCATCAGCGCGGGTGGGTTGACCCAGGACGAGGCCGATCAGCGATTGCTCGCCACCGTGCTTGACGTCCGCCGCAACGCCGAGGGCGTGCTGACCGTGCGCGTCCACTGGCCCGAGCCGAAGCATTCCAACGACAGCGCGGCGTTCGACATTCGGCTGCCCGACGCCGACGGTGTGACGGCGGTGACCTCCAACGGCGCGGTCGAGGTGGCCAAACTCGGCGGCCACCTTCGGATCAACACCTCCAACGGGCGCGTGCGCGTGACTGATCACGATGGCCCCGCCGAGGTGGACACCTCCAACGGCTCGGTGACGGTGACGCGGCTGAACGGGCCGCTCACGGTGGACACATCCAACGGGTCCGTCACCGCGGAGCACGTGGCCGGTCCGATGAACATGGACACCAGCAACGGCAGCGTGCAGGTGGTGGTGGACGAGTCCTTCACGGGGCGCGTGGTCTTCGACACCTCCAACGGCCGTGTGCGGGTGACAGACGGACCGGGGCGCGTGGTGAAGTCGAACCTCAAGCGGTCGGGCGGCGTGATCGTGGTGGGCGACGAGTCCACCGAGTCGGTGATCGACACCAGCAACGGCGGCATCACGTTCGAGATTCAGCGGGGGTCGTGA
- a CDS encoding ROK family protein, which produces MPKRARTRLSNPVVGVDLGGTNMQLGVVDRHNHIHGRLKLKTKAAEGAKSVIERLARGVEESCEQAGIKVTDLKAVGVAAAGAIDIPKGVVLNAPNLGWIDLPFRDILRKRLGVPVVLENDVNGAVWGEYVLGKTAGQGDVLGIWVGTGVGGGLVLNGRIYHGAFFTAGEVGHTILDVREPWGQSKLEEICSRTGMSRMIVSRLHAYPKSVLHKLIDPATGVAGSKVLAQAYKRRDPLTVDVVNTAADLLGVAIASFVTLLALDTVIVGGGVTEALGEPYLKRIRASFDRHVFPDVCRGCRIIPTELVDNAGLLGAALLAREERRGERAGKR; this is translated from the coding sequence ATGCCCAAGCGCGCCAGAACTCGTCTTTCCAACCCCGTCGTCGGCGTCGATCTCGGCGGCACCAACATGCAGCTGGGGGTTGTGGATCGCCACAACCACATTCACGGGCGGCTGAAACTCAAGACCAAGGCCGCCGAGGGGGCCAAGTCGGTCATCGAGCGGCTGGCACGCGGCGTAGAGGAGTCCTGCGAGCAGGCAGGCATCAAGGTGACGGACCTGAAGGCCGTGGGCGTGGCGGCGGCGGGGGCGATCGACATTCCCAAGGGCGTGGTGCTCAACGCGCCGAATCTCGGCTGGATCGACCTGCCCTTCCGCGACATCCTGCGCAAGCGGCTGGGCGTGCCCGTGGTGCTGGAGAACGATGTGAACGGGGCGGTGTGGGGCGAGTACGTGCTCGGCAAGACCGCCGGGCAGGGCGACGTGCTGGGAATCTGGGTGGGCACCGGCGTGGGGGGCGGGCTGGTGCTCAACGGACGCATCTACCACGGCGCATTTTTCACCGCAGGCGAGGTGGGGCACACCATCCTCGACGTGCGCGAGCCGTGGGGGCAGTCGAAACTGGAGGAAATCTGCAGCCGCACCGGCATGTCGCGCATGATCGTGTCCCGGCTGCATGCCTACCCGAAGTCCGTGCTGCACAAACTGATCGACCCGGCCACGGGCGTGGCTGGCTCCAAGGTGCTGGCCCAGGCATACAAGCGCCGCGACCCGTTGACGGTGGACGTGGTGAACACCGCGGCCGACCTGCTGGGCGTGGCCATCGCGAGTTTCGTCACGCTGCTGGCGCTGGACACGGTCATCGTGGGCGGCGGCGTGACCGAAGCCCTTGGCGAACCCTACCTCAAGCGCATTCGCGCCTCGTTCGATCGCCATGTCTTCCCCGACGTCTGCCGCGGCTGCCGCATCATCCCCACCGAACTGGTGGACAACGCGGGGCTACTGGGCGCGGCGCTGCTGGCGCGCGAGGAGAGAAGAGGTGAGCGAGCGGGAAAGCGTTGA
- a CDS encoding DUF2959 domain-containing protein translates to MVRHLQWLPLGLVLLLVLGCQSTYYGAMEKFGYHKRDILVERVEEGRDDQQAAKQQFQSALDQFSALVGFKGGDLRALYDRLNGELSKCRDRAKAVTNRIQSIESVAAALFEEWETELNQYSNPDLKQRSERALRDTQQRYGQLIAAMKRAESRMPPILTAFNDQVLFLKHNLNAQAVASLEGDVAEMENDIAALIAEMNAAIAEADAFIEGMGQG, encoded by the coding sequence ATGGTCCGTCACCTTCAATGGCTTCCACTCGGCCTGGTCCTGCTCCTCGTGCTCGGCTGCCAGTCCACCTACTACGGGGCGATGGAGAAGTTCGGCTATCACAAGCGCGACATCCTTGTCGAGCGGGTCGAGGAAGGCCGCGATGACCAGCAGGCCGCCAAGCAGCAGTTCCAGAGCGCGCTGGACCAGTTCAGCGCCCTAGTGGGCTTCAAGGGCGGCGATCTGCGGGCGCTCTACGACCGGCTCAACGGCGAACTGAGCAAGTGCCGCGACCGAGCCAAGGCCGTCACCAACCGAATCCAGTCCATCGAAAGCGTCGCCGCCGCGCTCTTCGAGGAGTGGGAAACAGAACTCAACCAGTACAGCAACCCGGACCTGAAACAGCGCAGCGAGCGCGCCCTGCGCGATACGCAGCAGCGGTACGGCCAGTTGATCGCGGCGATGAAGCGGGCTGAGTCGCGCATGCCGCCCATCCTGACGGCCTTCAACGATCAGGTGCTGTTCCTCAAGCACAACCTCAACGCGCAGGCGGTGGCCTCGCTGGAAGGAGACGTGGCGGAGATGGAGAACGACATCGCCGCCCTGATCGCGGAAATGAACGCCGCCATCGCCGAGGCGGATGCGTTCATCGAGGGGATGGGGCAGGGGTGA
- a CDS encoding DUF3568 family protein — translation MRSSRFAASGLASILLLVGALSPTGCSTTATAGGTTVTESAGTYETIYNAGTIEVVDAAKAVLEDMNIPITSSAATAVDGEVVARTASDDRISISVKSVTEKSSRLKIRVGTFGDKAVSFNILDRIKAKLDD, via the coding sequence ATGCGTTCATCGCGTTTCGCTGCGTCGGGTCTGGCGTCGATCCTTCTGCTCGTCGGCGCGCTGTCGCCAACCGGCTGTTCCACCACCGCCACCGCGGGCGGAACGACGGTCACCGAATCCGCGGGCACCTACGAGACGATCTACAACGCGGGGACGATCGAGGTGGTGGACGCCGCCAAGGCCGTGCTCGAGGACATGAACATTCCGATCACGTCTTCCGCCGCCACGGCGGTGGATGGCGAGGTGGTGGCGCGAACCGCGTCGGACGACCGCATTTCGATCTCCGTGAAATCCGTCACCGAGAAGTCGAGCCGGCTGAAGATCCGCGTGGGCACGTTCGGCGACAAGGCGGTGAGCTTCAACATCCTCGACCGCATCAAGGCCAAGCTGGACGACTGA